AAATCGTGCATGGCCATTCCGCGTTCAGTACGCTAGCACACGAAACGATGAATGTGGCGAAGCTGCTTGGATTAAAGGCCAGTAGCTTTTGTATGGTAATAGATAAAAAATCGAAATCCTTCATAATTATCTTCTCTCCACACAGTCGGTGTTTACGGATCACAGTTTGTTCGGGTTCGCTGACTTGTCGGCGGTGGTAACGAAcaaattcttggaaatttcaCTCGCCAACTGTAACCATTGCATCTGTGTGTCACATACGGGTAAGTTCCATCAGCAGAGACTAGACCTTTCTTTCAATGACCACATTTTATggacgattttttaaaattctcaactAACGCTTATTAGTAACATAAGAAACAGTCTCatctttattgaaattttcatgCAAATATATGACGATAAGATCAACAGTTATCGTATGAATATGACCTACCTTACTTCTTCATTTTAGGGAAGGAAAATACGGTTCTACGTGCGAAAGTGCTCCGGGATAAGGTGTCCGTAATACCGAATGCGGTCGATACGGCTTACTTTACACCGAACCCCTGCCGACGAccgaatgatgatgaaacaaGTAAtgtccaccaccagcaccccACCTCTTTGGTATTCAGTCTCTGTGACCTTATTAACTGATGAAATGTCCTATCTTTTGCTTATCTCCCTCCAGTTAACGTTGTCGTAGTATCCCGCCTAGTGTATCGGAAAGGAGTTGATCTGTTGGCTGGAATCATACCAAAGCTAAAACATCTACCCAATGTACACTTTATTATCGGTGGTGATGGACCCAAGCGTACCCTGCTGGAAGAAGTTCGCGAGCGTAACAACATGCAGGACCGGGTGGTAATGCTCGGTGCGTTGGAGCATGCAAAGGTGCGTGACGTACTGGTACAGGGACACATTTTCCTCAACACCTCGCTAACGGAAGCTTACTGTATGGCTATAGTGGAGGCGGCCGCATGTGGGTTGCAGGTCGTATCGACGAAAGTTGGTGGCATTCCGGAAGTACTTCCCTCCAATATTATGATCCTAACCGAACCCACCGTTGAGTCGGTGTATCGTGGCCTACGTGAAGCTATCGAGCGTgagatggaaaagaaacaaatcacGAGCAGACGTTATATGAATGGGTCTATAGATGGACTAGTGGCGACACCGGCCCGAACATCGTACAAGGGTCTGTGTGCGTTCGAGCGAAATCAAATTGTGGCCAATTTGTACAACTGGAACAATGTCACCGAGCGGACGGAAAAGGTGTATCGGACGGCATTACGGGAAACACCGGCTACGCTCGAATTAATGATGAAAAAGTAAGATTTTTAGACGATAGACGACGATCTCATCACTAAtacttcgcttttttttcgttgtccaGCGTTCTCAAGAGTGGCGTATGGCCATTCGTACTAGTCATTTCCTTGTGCCATCTTATTCTACGCTTCCTCGATTGGTTCGTCCCCCGGAAGCATATAGACGTGTGCGTTGCGGACAATCCCTTCCTTAGTCCCGGTTACGAGCGACAACGGCCGTCAACCAACACGGTTGGACTTACGGGTACGACGGTACGACGGAAGCGGGAAAAATT
This genomic window from Anopheles maculipalpis chromosome 2RL, idAnoMacuDA_375_x, whole genome shotgun sequence contains:
- the LOC126567665 gene encoding phosphatidylinositol N-acetylglucosaminyltransferase subunit A — its product is MKICMASDFFYPNMGGVEEHIFNLSQCLLARGHKVIVITHSYGDRKGVRYMTNGLKVYYIPIRVFYNQVVLPTMICNIPLLRYILLREQIEIVHGHSAFSTLAHETMNVAKLLGLKSVFTDHSLFGFADLSAVVTNKFLEISLANCNHCICVSHTGKENTVLRAKVLRDKVSVIPNAVDTAYFTPNPCRRPNDDETINVVVVSRLVYRKGVDLLAGIIPKLKHLPNVHFIIGGDGPKRTLLEEVRERNNMQDRVVMLGALEHAKVRDVLVQGHIFLNTSLTEAYCMAIVEAAACGLQVVSTKVGGIPEVLPSNIMILTEPTVESVYRGLREAIEREMEKKQITSRRYMNGSIDGLVATPARTSYKGLCAFERNQIVANLYNWNNVTERTEKVYRTALRETPATLELMMKNVLKSGVWPFVLVISLCHLILRFLDWFVPRKHIDVCVADNPFLSPGYERQRPSTNTVGLTGTTVRRKREKFS